The Ignavibacteria bacterium genome contains the following window.
AAAGGTTCGCTCACTTTCACAACAAAATCTCGCTGAAGCTTATTACATTCTTGCCAATAGTTATTATAAGATTGGAAAGTTTTATGAAGCTCAAGTAGAATTTCAGAATGTTGTTAATAGATATCCAGACTCAAAAATGGTAAGACCCGCAAAGTATGGTCTTGCTTGGTCTTTCTATCAACAAAATAAATTCGAACAAGCTCATAGAGTCTTTAAAGATTTAAGCACAGGTGATGATTCATTAGCTGAGAGGTCACTTTACTGGCTTGGATTTATCAGCAGAAACCTTGAAAACAATCAAAGAGCCATTCAAGAATTTTCAGGTTACATCTCAAAATATCCTTCAAGTGAATTTACTTCGAAAGCTAAATTTCAAATTGGTTTGATAAACTACGAATTAAAGAAATATCAGGATGCAGAGCGGTTCTTGATTGAAGTTATCGAAGACACTTTAGATGAAAAAACTCGTGCAAGTGCGGCACTTTTACTCGGTACAATTTCGATGGATAGAAAAAACTTCCGTGTGGCAAAAACCAATTTTGAACTTGCTGTAAGTTTAATTGATGAAAATGACGAAGATTTTTCTGATGCTTTACTTGGGCTCGCCATTTCTAATTTTTATTTGAATAATTTTGATGCAACTATTTTTATTGCCAATAGAATTTTAAGTAGAAAGAATTTCAGAGATGAGGACAAAGTTAGATTTTATCTTGCTGAATCCTATTTCACACTTAATCAATACAATAATGCAATTAAAGAGTATGAACGGGTGATAAAATTAACGAACGATGAATTATTGAAAGAGTTATCAACCTATGGTTTAATCTATTGCAATTTCAACACAAAAAATTATTCAAAAGTGATTCAGTTAGCTCAACAATTTCTTGATAATTTCACCTATTCGAAATATTACAATGAAGTCAAATTAAGGCTTGCAGATTCTTATTATGCTCAGAAAAATTTTGCAAAAGCAAGCCAGCTTTATCGTGACTATTTTTCCGATCCTGATGCACGGGGAAGTGATTATGTTTCTTATCAACTTTCACAGGCTCTCTTCAGAGCAGGAAATCTTGAGGGTGCAATTGATGAACTGAAAAGATTCTTGAATCAGTATCCAGCCTCACGATATGCTGATGAAGTTCAATATTTAATTGGCTGGATTAGATTTAAGCAAGGGAAATATGAAACGAGTATCGAAGAATATAGGAAGCTCATTAATTCGTTCCCAAATTCTCCAATTGTACCTCTTGCATATTACTCAATTGGGGATGCTTATTTCAATCTCGGTTTGTATGATAAAGCAATAGCAAGCTATGACCAGGTTTTGAAAAACTATCCAAATTCTCAATTTGTTATCGATGCAATGAATGGAATTCAATACGCTTATGTTGCTCAGGGTAAAATTGATCTTGCAGCTCAGGTGATAACAGATTTTGTATTTTCAAATCCAGGAAATCCACATCTCGATAAGCTTCTAATTAAAAAAGGAGATTTGTA
Protein-coding sequences here:
- a CDS encoding tetratricopeptide repeat protein; the encoded protein is MRRLIFIIIIVSFRLLFAQTSIDKFERGLRLYEEGFYAEAYQIFNEIKESKELSYESLAQIYFLLGEIKYRLNEFVEATFDLENYVIKFPYDKNYDLALLKLGQIYFTLGVFTNAEKFLIKLIENVPDSRYIGLAHYWLGEVYSAQDRFEDAEKNFLEALSYKESNTKLDHTYFSLGYLYEKLKLYDKAEYYYESLIMSFPNSQLTPLGLVRVALAHYINGNYNKAISRLNDPKVRSLSQQNLAEAYYILANSYYKIGKFYEAQVEFQNVVNRYPDSKMVRPAKYGLAWSFYQQNKFEQAHRVFKDLSTGDDSLAERSLYWLGFISRNLENNQRAIQEFSGYISKYPSSEFTSKAKFQIGLINYELKKYQDAERFLIEVIEDTLDEKTRASAALLLGTISMDRKNFRVAKTNFELAVSLIDENDEDFSDALLGLAISNFYLNNFDATIFIANRILSRKNFRDEDKVRFYLAESYFTLNQYNNAIKEYERVIKLTNDELLKELSTYGLIYCNFNTKNYSKVIQLAQQFLDNFTYSKYYNEVKLRLADSYYAQKNFAKASQLYRDYFSDPDARGSDYVSYQLSQALFRAGNLEGAIDELKRFLNQYPASRYADEVQYLIGWIRFKQGKYETSIEEYRKLINSFPNSPIVPLAYYSIGDAYFNLGLYDKAIASYDQVLKNYPNSQFVIDAMNGIQYAYVAQGKIDLAAQVITDFVFSNPGNPHLDKLLIKKGDLYLSQRRYQEAISAYREFISFFPNSSLTTSAYYSIAKAFVQLKSYDDAIFNLSIIIRNYSNDELADDAILELGNIYRTLNRFDDAIEQFQNLIQNYPKSNLIAEANYWLGKAYLEKGDLTNAKSKFLEVSSRFKESGFYSRALFDLGKIEYEARPDTALNYFKKVVELRNDEFGAESQYLIGEILLKKKNYQDAIAEYLKLRYAFAGYTDWLVKGLFKVAQIYETIKDKKKAREFYNEVAKLDPKGELGQAAKNKLRRLR